In Quercus robur chromosome 11, dhQueRobu3.1, whole genome shotgun sequence, the sequence TTTGTTGTCCCTACACAATTTTCCTTCAATCATGCCTAGTGGAATTTTAAGGACCCTTACATAAGTTTTCTTCAATCATGCCTAGTGGAATTTTAAGGACCCTTACATAAGTTTTCTTCAATCATGCTTAGTGGAATTATAACAACCCCACCCAATTgtgtaaatattttattttcaaataagttGTGTAATGAATAGGAAACCCTAAAACCCCATGTTTTGATTGTCTTCCTCCTTTGTTTGTTCTGACATgatcatttattttcaaacaagTTGTTTGTTGTCCCTACACAATTTTCCTTCAATTATGCCTAGTGGAATTTGCACAATTTTGCTTCAATTATGCTTAGTGGAATTATAAGGACCCTacataattttcctttaatcATGCTTAGTGGAATTATAACAACCCCACACAATtgcataaatattaatattgtcTACTTTGGTCAAAGGAGAGCCGTTCCTGGCTTGGATGTCATTTGTAAGGATTCCTACATGATTTTCCTTCAATTATGCTTAGTGGAATTGTAACAACCCCACCTCAACCATTCAATATTGTCAGCTTTGGCTTCATTAGGCCTCATGGCTTTTCTTCTCACCTTAGTACAACGGAAGGGAAAACATCTTGTTACAATGAAGAGTTGCATCCCTCCTTACGAACCAAACTTAGGACACTCACTTAAGCGATATGGAACTCAACTTTGTTAGGCCTCCAAACAATATCTACAAAATTAGGGTGTGATCATTACAAATGGTGTCAaagttgtaaagttgtgatttacaactatgatttatgttggctttattccatgacaaaaagtgttgtaattgctttaattttgttccttgtattttgtgggattttattatattgagtttagtattaagttggtgaagattcaagcttaaatgaagaattagtggatttcgcgagaagctcgcgAGAAGCTAACCTGCGAAATAgccatgtgagaagcacatgctagaagctgaagagtcatgctagCCTAGAGgatttcgcgagtgtctcgtgggtaaggccttcccgcgagatagTTGTGAAACTCATTGCCTAgaggatttttatgtgtgactttcttacccttcacccatactatatataccctcattacccacaaatgtagaGGAGgctattcagagagaaaaaccctagataggttttctacaacacacacacctatctttttgagagagagttacTCATCTTTAGTTAGAAATCATTGTAACCTCTTTTCcatccctctcccattgtcataccttgagaggataTTTGTACCTAAACACAACTcacacctattcagagtgtagaAAGTGTTTTGAAGCTTGGGAAGTTTTGGGGAATTGCCAAgagaagccggtgaggcttggttgatgctatgggctatagcggGATTCGATAatctagagaagacaaaggtttgGCGTAATCTTGTTGGAGCaaggagcttggagggtttaggtacattgggtagattaggcttggagggtttaggtacattgggtagattaggcttggagggtctctgctgttcatgtatcccaacttcattctctagtggatcgattactgcttggagggcggtggagaggttttacgccgaaaacttcggtttcctcttcgataacacatcgctttGTTGTCtttatgtttgcatctttcttccctactcttttacctttcattttactgttatgTTATTATGAatatgggttagagtagcttgtttgtttatacgctcgcatttactcttttccgcacttagtaaaagttagagtaaaatctattGAGCTGTAATTTTAACTTGGGGgactaaatagctcttgtgttttcacatatTTTAGAGCTTTCAAAAGTTATGCCCCAACCAAAAGTGTGGGCCCCACATGTGAGGACTTGTGTGCCTATAAGAGGGGTGGATTGTGAATGACCAAAGGGAGAAGCAATCTTGCTAAGTCCCacatgttgtatatataggtatatacatgaataagttgtaataatgatatttgagtttggagaatattgtttcataaagttgataaagtgaaaattcaagttctggaATTTTCTAAGTAAAAATTCTAAATTCAGTATTTTTGATTGGTCGAAACTTTTGCTTGATCGATTGAAATGGTAATGAAATCTATCCTGAAGTCTCTGCCTGTTTTGATCCATGCTCGATTCCTGTTCAATCATTGAAAAAAGCATAAGATCGATCGAAAGGAACTCTCGACTGATCGAAAGTCGTAAAACTGaattttctgtagaatttttttgtgacTGTTTGGAAAGTTTGAAGAGGTTTCAAGCCTTGTAAacggttttatgaaacattttaactctTCATACATGccttttgaaaaaatataaccCTATAAGTATAGATAGAAgcttatgttcacttgaaatCTTATGGTTATTCTCCAGAATTGCTATCTATAGAACCTAACAACTTGGTTGTATCCTAGGGACAAGTTTGCgataaccctttagcaacaaGAGTGTGGGGGCAAATATTGTTTAAGGATAACAATTTTGCGCCTTCAAGTTATCTATTTCTCTTTATCCTTGCCCCTATATCTAACATCCCAGCCCGATTCCTTGGTTTGGCCAGCTGAAATGAGTGGTCAGTTTTCAGTTAAGACGGGGAATAAGTGTCTTTGCGATGATCCTCAAGCAAGTGAATTTGATTCAGAGTCAGCGGAGGTACAGAGGAGTTTGAGGAAGGGTGTTTGGAGGCTAAATGTCCCAGGAAAGATAAAACATTTCCTTTGGAAGTCTTGCACCAATTCATTACCCACGAAGGAAAACCTGTTGAAGAAAACCATTATTTCACAGAATTTTTGCCATCTCCGTTCTGAGCATCCGGAGGATGTCATGCATGCTATGTGTGGTTGTACGAAGGTCCGTCAAGTGTGGCAAAGGAGTTTTGGTTGGCTAGATCACAACCGGGTTGCAGTGGGATCCTTCCCTGATCTGGTACGCCTAGTGTAGACTAAACCGAGTATGTTTCCCCTGTTTGTAGTTATGGCTTGGGATATGTGGCATCATCGTAGTAAATCTCGGCTTCAAGCAGTCACCATTCCTCTTAATCGGCTTGCAGTGTTTGTAGAAACCTATCTACAAAATTATGCAGCAGGTCACGGTTAGAGGCTGCCTCCTGTTAGAAGCGCTGTAGGTGCAGTCAAATGGAGGCCTTCGAGTGAGAATGTGGTGAAGATAAATTTTGATGGTGCACTATTTGGGGAGTCAAACTGTGCAGTGCTCGGTGTGGTGATTTGCAACTCAGAGGGCGTGGTGTTGGTTGCCCTTTCTGAAAAAATCGTGAAACCTCAAATAGTGGAATTGGTGGAGATACTGGCTGCACGACATGTGGTGCTGTTTTCTATTGAAACGGGCTTCCATAATTCAGTCTTTGAGGGAGACTCCACTTCGGTAATCAAGCATTTACAAGATAGGTTGGTGTCACATTCCCAGGGAGGGCATATCTTAAGAGACATAGTGTCTCATTTAAACTCTTTTCAAAGTTGTTCTTTCTCTCATGTTGGTAGGCAAGGCAATGTGGTTGCGCTTGCTTTAGCCCAGAGAGCTAGATTATCTTTTCCTTTAGTGGTTTGGACGGAGTTTGTTCCTCTAGCCATTTCTTCTTTTGTACTGTCTGACCTTCGGGTCTAgtttttttattgatgaattacctttcttctcaaaaaaaaaaaaaaaaatttgtgtataaTTCCCAACACCACATCGCTTAGGAAAGCACATCGAGATGTGCTAAGCAGTGATCTCCCTTTTAATTTGTAGAGGTCTTTTCTCTACTCTATGGTGCGgcttgaaattttgattttgattttttagttttttagtttttttttttttttttggtttagcaTTTCTCTgtcaatttcaaatttctatCAAGCTGAGCAATTGAATAATTTAATATCTAGTAATTgaatatcaaaatttcaaatttcctaGCCGTTGAAGCAATTGAATATCCAGTAATATAATTTCAATGCATATTTAAAATATCAATAAGAGTAAAACCTTATTGAAGATTCACTTATATTTCACATATACTATTACTGATAAGGAAAGTTCtacaaatttttgaatttgaaaggaATTACGAATTGGAAGAACAGAAAGGATTACGAATAGGAAATTCATGGGGTCACATTTACTTTCTTGGTGAATCACATGTTTACTACTGTTTTTGTCTTCTTGTGTTGGCAGAATCATGTTTGTCAAATTTACCTTAGTGAAATGTTTTCAGCTTTTGTCACTTGTGGACTTCTGTCACATACTTTTGAAGTTTGATAACAccacttgtctttttttttttttttttaaatttttttagggaaTTTAGTTAAAAGTTAGGTGAGTGGcgaagaacaaaaaagaaaattaaaaaatgttggAGCTTTCAATCAATTAAAGCCAACGTGGAACTAGTTAGGTTGGAATTTGGAAACAGCCAGGCACAACAAATATTCCTCTACATAATGACCTTCGATCAATTATTTTAAGGCCCACTCCATGGACATTATTTTTACCAGTACCACTGACAATGGCAAGGCTCCAAGCATCCAAATTCTAACGGTGAAATTATTAAGTTCGTTAATTAAGAGCCCTCCAACGTTTAACACTAATTaagcccaaataacaacaacaaaatcttagtaaacttattttttatacataattttaaataacaaaaactgaaaatttaaaaattttatttataccTAACTATTGATCTTTCCCTGTTAAGAATGAAAAAATCAAGACCACCCCACTATCCAAATTGTCATGTTGATATAATTAGGCAATGAAAATGGTAACAAAACCACCCcaccatcaaaattttcatgttgatataagagcaaccacatcagtgGTAGTAAAgtcttgcaaaatacaaaaaagttgcttaatttacacattttgaccaaaaaaacacccacataggatgtaaaattgtgcataaatgcacaagtGTTATAGTAatcgtgcatatatgcacggttactgtagctcttctatatattattttagtattaaaaaaagatGGATTGAAGGACTGATGTGGGTATTTTATAAAAGTTAcggtgggtgttttgtaaaaaaagaatataaaaatattatttatataaaatatattgtataatAGATGGATTGAtatgggtgttttgtaaaagtgatggtgtaaaatagaaaaaagtaggtttttttgtataaaatagaTGAAATCTTTTAGAAGAGTAGATGCGGTTGCTTAGGCAATGAAAATGGATACAAAACCATCCCACCATCCAACTTGTCATTTTTATATCGTTGGGGATATAGTGGTCATTTCAATTTGTTGATACATGTATATATGCTGTACATGAGCCAACATTCCACCAGTTTGACTATACAACACCAAATATATCACCAGCTTCCTTAATCCTTCTCCAAACCAATTTGTGTGCATCGTCGTCTTTTTCCATATACCTTCATCTGATGATTCATCTCTTTGTCATTTTCCTACTCTGCTTGCAACCCACTATTATTGCCGCTGCTCCAACAAATGAAACTGATCGTTTCGCTTTGCTCAAATTCAAAGAATCTGTGTCTCAAGATCCCTATAACATATTGAGCTCATGGAATTACTCTATGCACTTCTGCAACTGGCTAGGAGTCAAATGCGGCCGTTGGCACCAAAGAGTCACAGTCTTAGACCTACAAGGCCACAAGTTACGTGGAACTCTATCACCTTACATCGGCAACCTCAGCTTTCTAAGGTCCATCATCCTCCAGAATTTTAGCTTTTATGGcgaaattccaaaaaaaattggtcatttGTTCCGACTGCAACAACTCTATCTTTACAATAACACATTGGAAGGGGAAATACCATCCAGCTTGTCCAACTGCTCCAATCTCAGGTTCTTAGATCTTTGGGGGAATAAGCTTAAAGGGAAGATTCCAACAGAACTAGGCTCTTTGATGAAACTCAAATCACTTCAGCTTGGCAAGAACAATTTGGTAGGAGGGATCCCACCTTCTCTAGGAAATCTTTCTTCACTCACAGATTTCGTTGTAGCGTACAATAATTTGGTGGGAAATATTCCAAATGCCATAGGCCAATTAAATGGCTTGGTAATTTTCACAATTTCGTCTAATAACTTGTCAGGTACAATCCCTTCCTCTCTTTACAATGTGTCGTCTCTCCAAATCTTTTCAGTTTCAAAAAACCAACTTAATGGCACACTTCCAGCCAACATAGGCCTAAATCTTCCAAATCtccaaattttctattttagtaaaaatgaGTTCAGTGGGACAGTCCCTACTTCATTATTCAATGCAACTCAGCTTCAAGAAATTGATTTaagtaaaaataagtttttgggaTCAATTCCAACAAATTTGGGAAATTTGCTAAATCTTTTATATCTTGGTTTGAGTTTCAATTATCTAGGAAAGAGCCTCCATTTCTTAACATTGTTGACAAACTGTAGTAGACTTCAAGAATTGGATTTTGCTGTAAACCAATTTGATGGTGTTCTGCCCAATTCTGTATCAAACTTGTCCACCCAACTCACTAAATTATatcttggaaaaaataaaatatctggaACTATTCCTGGATCATTAATAAATCTCATTAACTTAATTGCCTTGGGCTTAAATGAGAATCACTTCACAGGCGTCATTCCTACTACTTTTGGGAAGTTTGAGAAGATGCAAgcattgggtttatttggaaataGACTATCGGGAGAAATACCAACCTTCATAGGCAACCTTACTCAGTTGTTTATAATTGACTTACATGATAACGGATTTGAAGGAACCATACCTCCAAGTTTAGTAAACTCCCAAAATTTGCAAATCTTGGACATTTCACAAAATAACCTTAATGGATCCATACCCCAGTAGCTTATAGGTACTTCTTCATTATCACTATTATACATCTCTTTATCTCACAACTCACTCTCGGGAACACTACCATTTGAAGTAGGTAATCTGAAAAATATCTACGAGATGGATATCtctaacaataatttttctggTGAAATTCCTACATCTATAGGAAATTGTTTGATCTTGGAATATCTTTACCTGCAAGGGAATTCCTTTCATGGTGCCATACCATCATCTATGGCTTCTTTGAAAGGTCTTCTAGAATTAGatgtttcacaaaataaccTATCAGGGTCCATTCCAGAGGGTTTAGAGAAGTTGCTTTTCTTAGAAAAATTGAATCTTTCATTCAATAATTTTGAGGGCAAGGTACCAATTGAAGGGGTTTTCAAAAACATAGGTGCAGTATCATTGATTGGAAATACTAAACTTTGTGGAGGTATACCAAAATTGCAGTTGCCAGAATGCCCTGTAAATGttaagaaatcaagaaaatccATTGGATTCAAACTAgcaattgtaattatttctattgttccaattttccttttgttttcatcttttcttgtttggattaaaaattcaaaaaagaaatcaccTTCAATGGTTTCAACATTGGAACTCCTTCCATATGTTTCATACAAAGAACTCTATCACGCAACTAGTGGATTTTCTCCAAGTAATTTAATTGGATCTGGCAGTTTTGGCTCTGTATACAAAGGACTTGTTCATCTAGAAGAAAGATCAATTGCTGTAAAGGTCCTTAATCTTCAACAAAAAGGTGGTTCTAAGAGCTTTATGGTTGAATGTAATGTCTTAAGAAATATTCGGCACAGAAATCTTGTTAAGATATTAACATGTTGCTCTAGCATGGATTACAATGGGAATCAATTCAAAGCTCTAGTATTTGAATTCATGACAAATGGAAGCTTAGATTTTTGGCTTCATCAAGGGCTAGACAATGAAAACCAATCAAGGTACTTAAGCCTTCTTCAGAGACTAAATGTTGCAATTGATGTGGCTTCTGCAATAGATTATCTTCACAACCATTCTATGCAAACAATCATTCATTGTGATTTAAAACCAAGCAATGTTCTTCTAGACAATGACATGGTTGCTCATGTAAGCGATTTTGGTTTAGCAAAGCTCCTCCCAATCATCAATGATT encodes:
- the LOC126704855 gene encoding LRR receptor-like serine/threonine-protein kinase EFR, with translation MIHLFVIFLLCLQPTIIAAAPTNETDRFALLKFKESVSQDPYNILSSWNYSMHFCNWLGVKCGRWHQRVTVLDLQGHKLRGTLSPYIGNLSFLRSIILQNFSFYGEIPKKIGHLFRLQQLYLYNNTLEGEIPSSLSNCSNLRFLDLWGNKLKGKIPTELGSLMKLKSLQLGKNNLVGGIPPSLGNLSSLTDFVVAYNNLVGNIPNAIGQLNGLVIFTISSNNLSGTIPSSLYNVSSLQIFSVSKNQLNGTLPANIGLNLPNLQIFYFSKNEFSGTVPTSLFNATQLQEIDLSKNKFLGSIPTNLGNLLNLLYLGLSFNYLGKSLHFLTLLTNCSRLQELDFAVNQFDGVLPNSVSNLSTQLTKLYLGKNKISGTIPGSLINLINLIALGLNENHFTGVIPTTFGKFEKMQALGLFGNRLSGEIPTFIGNLTQLFIIDLHDNGFEGTIPPSLVNSQNLQILDISQNNLNGSIPQ
- the LOC126706615 gene encoding probable LRR receptor-like serine/threonine-protein kinase At3g47570: MDISNNNFSGEIPTSIGNCLILEYLYLQGNSFHGAIPSSMASLKGLLELDVSQNNLSGSIPEGLEKLLFLEKLNLSFNNFEGKVPIEGVFKNIGAVSLIGNTKLCGGIPKLQLPECPVNVKKSRKSIGFKLAIVIISIVPIFLLFSSFLVWIKNSKKKSPSMVSTLELLPYVSYKELYHATSGFSPSNLIGSGSFGSVYKGLVHLEERSIAVKVLNLQQKGGSKSFMVECNVLRNIRHRNLVKILTCCSSMDYNGNQFKALVFEFMTNGSLDFWLHQGLDNENQSRYLSLLQRLNVAIDVASAIDYLHNHSMQTIIHCDLKPSNVLLDNDMVAHVSDFGLAKLLPIINDSFEKQTSTIGIKGSIGYIAPEYGMGGEASVEADLYSNGILLLEMFIGKRPTDNMFKDGLNLHNFAKMALPEKLVQIVDPILLPREVHEAPTAIVAARKYNNGNEIQVDVGAEGISNLCQMDPNLHKCLVSILEIGLACSMESPKDRMKMKEVTKEPHLIKSAFVDSTIHRREFRRIQV